A stretch of the Ignavibacteria bacterium genome encodes the following:
- a CDS encoding cupin domain-containing protein, with product MVIMIEEVKVYQISDFEQRELIPNSEVCFLHSENMTMAEWHFKPNTSLPEHSHPHEQVTKIISGEFELNVGGKTFRLKTGSAAVIPPNLIHSGKAITECHVIDVFHPVRDEYR from the coding sequence ATGGTCATCATGATTGAAGAAGTTAAAGTATATCAAATATCAGATTTTGAGCAAAGAGAGCTGATCCCAAATTCTGAAGTTTGTTTTCTTCATTCCGAAAATATGACAATGGCTGAATGGCATTTTAAACCTAACACTTCGCTGCCAGAGCATTCACATCCGCATGAGCAGGTAACTAAAATAATCTCCGGTGAATTTGAATTGAATGTTGGCGGAAAAACTTTTCGATTGAAAACAGGCAGTGCAGCGGTGATTCCTCCAAACCTCATTCATTCGGGAAAGGCAATTACCGAGTGTCATGTTATTGACGTCTTTCATCCTGTGCGAGACGAGTATCGATAA